In Brachyhypopomus gauderio isolate BG-103 chromosome 11, BGAUD_0.2, whole genome shotgun sequence, a single genomic region encodes these proteins:
- the uqcrq gene encoding cytochrome b-c1 complex subunit 8: MGRHFGNLARMRHIITFSLSPFEQRAFPNYFSKGIPNVWRRFRSSVFRVVPPMVVGYLVYTWGTRVHEQGKRKNIADYENDE; encoded by the exons ATGGGTCGTCACTTTGGAAATTTGGCCAGGATGAGACACATAATTACTTTCAGTCTCTCCCCCTTTGAGCAGCGGGCTTTCCCCAACTACTTTTCGAaaggaatccccaatgtttggAGGCGATTCAGGAGCTCAGTCTTTAGGGTTGTTCCAC CCATGGTTGTGGGGTACCTCGTCTACACGTGGGGAACTCGTGTTCACGAGCAGGGCAAGAGGAAGAATATTGCAGACTATGAGAATGACGAATAA
- the timm8a gene encoding mitochondrial import inner membrane translocase subunit Tim8 A, producing MDSQGATTDPQLQQFIEVESQKQRFQQLVHQMTEVCWEKCMDKPGPKLDSRTEVCFVNCVERFIDTSQFILNRLEQTPRTRGSFSETITD from the exons ATGGACAGTCAGGGAGCCACGACCGACCCTCAGCTTCAGCAGTTCATCGAGGTAGAGTCTCAAAAGCAGAGGTTTCAGCAGCTGGTTCACCAAATGACAGAAGTATGTTGG GAGAAATGCATGGACAAGCCTGGTCCAAAGCTTGACTCCAGGACTGAAGTCTGTTTTGTGAACTGTGTTGAGCGTTTCATTGACACCAGTCAGTTCATCCTCAACAGACTGGAGCAAACTCCGAGGACAAGAGGCTCCTTCTCCGAGACCATAACAGACTAG
- the LOC143527019 gene encoding magnesium transporter NIPA2, with protein sequence MDAGAANRSGFYIGLSLAISSSVFIGGSFILKKKGLLRLASKGSMRAGQGGYAYLKEWLWWAGLISMGVGEAANFAAYAFAPATLVTPLGAMSVLVSAVLSSYFLNERLNIHGKIGCVLCILGSTVMVIHAPQEEQVASLKVMGEKLKDTGFIVFAVCIVVSSLILIFIVAPRYGQKNVLVYILICSVIGSLSVSCVKGLGISIKELFSGIAVLKDPLFWALLVCLVICVSIQISYLNKALDIFNTSIVTPIYYVFFTTSVMACSAILFKEWLRMTVDGAVGTVSGFLTIVLGIFLLHAFKDTSFSWDALPLYLHSAIRGTTWNQPYFALPTHESLKENVHKPAPGSRTKGYCSENSCQN encoded by the exons ATGGATGCTGGTGCTGCTAATCGCTCAGGATTCTACATTGGGCTGTCACTTGCCATCTCCTCCAGTGTGTTCATTGGTGGgagttttattttgaaaaagaaaggaCTTTTAAGACTTGCAAGCAAAGGCTCTATGAGAGCAG GTCAAGGCGGATATGCATACCTGAAGGAATGGTTGTGGTGGGCCGGTCTCATATCAA TGGGAGTAGGTGAGGCGGCAAATTTTGCAGCGTATGCCTTTGCACCTGCCACATTAGTAACACCTTTGGGAGCAATGAGTGTTTTAGTAAG TGCTGTGCTATCATCGTACTTCCTGAATGAGCGGCTGAATATTCATGGGAAGATCGGTTGTGTTCTGTGCATCTTGGGCTCTACGGTGATGGTCATTCATGCACCCCAAGAAGAGCAGGTTGCCTCTCTGAAGGTTATGGGCGAGAAGCTGAAAGATACAG GGTTTATAGTGTTTGCTGTTTGCATCGTTGTAAGCAGTCTAATCCTGATCTTCATTGTTGCGCCTCGCTACGGACAAAAGAACGTGCTCGTGTACATTCTCATCTGCTCAGTGATTGGCTCACTATCCGTGTCATGCGTGAAAGGCCTTGGTATCAGCATCAAAGAGCTTTTTTCAGGAATAGCAGTGCTGAAAGACCCTCTGTTCTGGGCTTTACTCGTTTGCCTTGTGATCTGTGTCAGCATTCAAATCAGCTACCTTAACAAAGCTCTGGACATCTTCAACACCTCCATCGTCACCCCTATCTACTACGTCTTCTTCACCACTTCAGTTATGGCATGCTCAGCCATATTGTTTAAGGAGTGGCTGCGTATGACGGTTGATGGAGCTGTCGGGACAGTTAGTGGATTTCTCACTATTGTGCTGGGCATTTTCCTTCTCCATGCGTTCAAGGACACCAGTTTCAGTTGGGacgctctccctctctatctgcaCAGTGCCATCAGGGGTACCACATGGAATCAGCCTTACTTTGCTCTGCCAACCCATGAAAGTCTGAAGGAGAATGTACACAAACCGGCCCCAGGAAGTAGGACAAAGGGGTACTGTTCTGAGAATTCATGTCAGAACTGA
- the btk gene encoding tyrosine-protein kinase BTK isoform X2, which yields MSDSILEEVFIKRSQQKKKTSPLNFKERLFVLTQDKVAYYDYDYDKGKRKGLKGSVDIEKIKCVEVVIPEDNAPAERIFPFQIIYDEGPLYIFAKSDDVRKQWLHKLKHLVRFNKELMQKYHPCFWEDGMWRCCQQEVKQAMGCRVLETRNGGKGLSKGSRRKSRKPLPPTPEEEKPTRPLPPQPPKQPKFSEGMTVIAEYDYAPMAPQDLELRKDEEYLILQICDANWFRAKDKYGNEGYIPSNYVVEALNGLEKFEWYCKSINRSQAENLLKTENKDGGFLVRDSGKYTGKYTVSVFTKASPQGPTCRHYNILINHQNQFYLAEKHCFSNIPELINYHQHNAAGLVSRLKYVISNRTQNAPSTAGLGYGVWEIDPRQLTFIKELGNGQFGVVKYGKWQGRHDVAIKMIKEGSMSEDDFIEEAKVMMKLRHENLVQLYGVCTKQRPIYIVTEFLSNGCLLTYLRENLQHPSPVQLLEMCKDVTEGMSYLESQQYIHRDLAARNCLVDSNGTIKVTDFGLSRYVLDDEYFSSVGSKFPVRWSPPEVLLYCKFSSKSDIWAFGVLMWEVYTLGRMPYERLNNTEIVDKVSTGYRLYRPQMANDKIYSLMMNCWQEKADERPTFQELVISIQDLLDNLY from the exons ATGTCAGATAGCATTTTGGAGGAGGTTTTCATAAAACGATCACAACAGAAGAAGAAAACATCACCTTTAAACTTCAAAGAGAGGTTGTTTGTGCTTACACAAGATAAGGTTGCATACTATGACTATGATTATGATAAAGGG AAACGGAAAGGGTTAAAGGGGTCTGTGGACATTGAGAAGATTAAATGTGTTGAGGTTGTGATCCCAGAGGACAATGCCCCTGCTGAACGGATCTTCCCGTTTCAG ATCATCTACGATGAGGGTCCACTCTACATTTTTGCCAAATCAGATGATGTGCGAAAACAGTGGCTACACAAACTTAAGCATT TGGTACGGTTCAACAAGGAACTAATGCAGAAGTATCACCCCTGTTTCTGGGAGGATGGCATGTGGAGGTGTTGCCAGCAAGAAGTGAAACAGGCAATGGGCTGCCGGGTGCTGGAGACGAGGAACGGAG GAAAAGGTCTGTCAAAAGGATCTCGGCGTAAATCCAGAAAACCTCTCCCACCTACACCAGAAGAG GAAAAGCCCACAAGGCCTCTACCTCCACAGCCACCTAAGCAACCTAAATTCTCAGAGGGCATGACAGTCATCGCTGAGTACGACTACGCTCCTATGGCTCCTCAGGACTTGGAACTGAGGAAGGACGAGGAGTATTTAATCTTACAAATATGTGATGCTAATTGGTTTAGAGCCAAAGATAAATATGG CAATGAAGGATATATTCCAAGTAACTACGTTGTTGAGGCCTTGAATGGATTGGAAAAGTTTGA ATGGTATTGCAAGAGCATAAACCGAAGTCAAGCAGAAAATTTACTTAAGACTGAG AATAAAGATGGAGGTTTTCTGGTGCGAGACTCTGGAAAATACACTGGAAAATACACTGTCTCTGTTTTCACCAAAGCCAGTCCGCAAGG tcCGACATGTCGACACTACAACATATTAATCAACCATCAAAACCAGTTCTACTTGGCAGAGAAGCACTGTTTCAGCAACATTCCAGAACTCATCAATTACCACCAGCACAACGCTGCAG GATTGGTAAGCAGGCTAAAATATGTGATATCAAATCGAACTCAGAATGCACCATCTACTGCCGGTTTGGGTTATG GGGTCTGGGAGATTGATCCTCGCCAGCTCACCTTTATTAAAGAGCTGGGTAATGGACAGTTTGGGGTGGTTAAGTATGGAAAATGGCAAGGCCGACATGATGTAGCCATTAAAATGATCAAAGAGGGCTCCATGTCAGAGGATGATTTTATAGAGGAGGCTAAAGTCATGAT GAAACTTCGGCATGAAAACCTTGTTCAGCTATATGGTGTTTGCACAAAACAAAGACCCATTTATATAGTCACTGAGTTTCTTTCCAATGGATGCTTACTGACCTACTTACGGGAAAACCTGCAACACCCCTCTCCTGTCCAGCTCCTGGAGATGTGTAAAGATGTGACTGAAGGAATGTCCTACCTGGAGTCCCAGCAGTACATCCACAGAGACCTT GCTGCCAGGAACTGTTTAGTAGATTCAAATGGGACTATAAAGGTGACTGATTTTGGATTGTCAAG GTATGTCCTTGATGATGAGTATTTTAGCTCCGTGGGTTCAAAGTTTCCTGTACGCTGGTCACCTCCTGAAGTACTCCTATACTGCAAGTTCAGCAGCAAGTCAGATATCTGGGCATTTG GTGTTTTAATGTGGGAAGTTTACACACTGGGCAGAATGCCATATGAACGTTTGAATAACACAGAAATCGTGGATAAGGTTTCTACTGGCTACAGGCTGTATCGCCCTCAGATGGCCAATGACAAAATCTACAGCCTAATGATGAACTGTTGGCAGGAG AAAGCAGACGAGAGGCCAACCTTTCAGGAGCTTGTCATCTCTATTCAGGACTTGCTGGACAACCTGTACTAG
- the btk gene encoding tyrosine-protein kinase BTK isoform X1, with protein sequence MSDSILEEVFIKRSQQKKKTSPLNFKERLFVLTQDKVAYYDYDYDKGKRKGLKGSVDIEKIKCVEVVIPEDNAPAERIFPFQIIYDEGPLYIFAKSDDVRKQWLHKLKHLVRFNKELMQKYHPCFWEDGMWRCCQQEVKQAMGCRVLETRNGVGKGLSKGSRRKSRKPLPPTPEEEKPTRPLPPQPPKQPKFSEGMTVIAEYDYAPMAPQDLELRKDEEYLILQICDANWFRAKDKYGNEGYIPSNYVVEALNGLEKFEWYCKSINRSQAENLLKTENKDGGFLVRDSGKYTGKYTVSVFTKASPQGPTCRHYNILINHQNQFYLAEKHCFSNIPELINYHQHNAAGLVSRLKYVISNRTQNAPSTAGLGYGVWEIDPRQLTFIKELGNGQFGVVKYGKWQGRHDVAIKMIKEGSMSEDDFIEEAKVMMKLRHENLVQLYGVCTKQRPIYIVTEFLSNGCLLTYLRENLQHPSPVQLLEMCKDVTEGMSYLESQQYIHRDLAARNCLVDSNGTIKVTDFGLSRYVLDDEYFSSVGSKFPVRWSPPEVLLYCKFSSKSDIWAFGVLMWEVYTLGRMPYERLNNTEIVDKVSTGYRLYRPQMANDKIYSLMMNCWQEKADERPTFQELVISIQDLLDNLY encoded by the exons ATGTCAGATAGCATTTTGGAGGAGGTTTTCATAAAACGATCACAACAGAAGAAGAAAACATCACCTTTAAACTTCAAAGAGAGGTTGTTTGTGCTTACACAAGATAAGGTTGCATACTATGACTATGATTATGATAAAGGG AAACGGAAAGGGTTAAAGGGGTCTGTGGACATTGAGAAGATTAAATGTGTTGAGGTTGTGATCCCAGAGGACAATGCCCCTGCTGAACGGATCTTCCCGTTTCAG ATCATCTACGATGAGGGTCCACTCTACATTTTTGCCAAATCAGATGATGTGCGAAAACAGTGGCTACACAAACTTAAGCATT TGGTACGGTTCAACAAGGAACTAATGCAGAAGTATCACCCCTGTTTCTGGGAGGATGGCATGTGGAGGTGTTGCCAGCAAGAAGTGAAACAGGCAATGGGCTGCCGGGTGCTGGAGACGAGGAACGGAG TAGGAAAAGGTCTGTCAAAAGGATCTCGGCGTAAATCCAGAAAACCTCTCCCACCTACACCAGAAGAG GAAAAGCCCACAAGGCCTCTACCTCCACAGCCACCTAAGCAACCTAAATTCTCAGAGGGCATGACAGTCATCGCTGAGTACGACTACGCTCCTATGGCTCCTCAGGACTTGGAACTGAGGAAGGACGAGGAGTATTTAATCTTACAAATATGTGATGCTAATTGGTTTAGAGCCAAAGATAAATATGG CAATGAAGGATATATTCCAAGTAACTACGTTGTTGAGGCCTTGAATGGATTGGAAAAGTTTGA ATGGTATTGCAAGAGCATAAACCGAAGTCAAGCAGAAAATTTACTTAAGACTGAG AATAAAGATGGAGGTTTTCTGGTGCGAGACTCTGGAAAATACACTGGAAAATACACTGTCTCTGTTTTCACCAAAGCCAGTCCGCAAGG tcCGACATGTCGACACTACAACATATTAATCAACCATCAAAACCAGTTCTACTTGGCAGAGAAGCACTGTTTCAGCAACATTCCAGAACTCATCAATTACCACCAGCACAACGCTGCAG GATTGGTAAGCAGGCTAAAATATGTGATATCAAATCGAACTCAGAATGCACCATCTACTGCCGGTTTGGGTTATG GGGTCTGGGAGATTGATCCTCGCCAGCTCACCTTTATTAAAGAGCTGGGTAATGGACAGTTTGGGGTGGTTAAGTATGGAAAATGGCAAGGCCGACATGATGTAGCCATTAAAATGATCAAAGAGGGCTCCATGTCAGAGGATGATTTTATAGAGGAGGCTAAAGTCATGAT GAAACTTCGGCATGAAAACCTTGTTCAGCTATATGGTGTTTGCACAAAACAAAGACCCATTTATATAGTCACTGAGTTTCTTTCCAATGGATGCTTACTGACCTACTTACGGGAAAACCTGCAACACCCCTCTCCTGTCCAGCTCCTGGAGATGTGTAAAGATGTGACTGAAGGAATGTCCTACCTGGAGTCCCAGCAGTACATCCACAGAGACCTT GCTGCCAGGAACTGTTTAGTAGATTCAAATGGGACTATAAAGGTGACTGATTTTGGATTGTCAAG GTATGTCCTTGATGATGAGTATTTTAGCTCCGTGGGTTCAAAGTTTCCTGTACGCTGGTCACCTCCTGAAGTACTCCTATACTGCAAGTTCAGCAGCAAGTCAGATATCTGGGCATTTG GTGTTTTAATGTGGGAAGTTTACACACTGGGCAGAATGCCATATGAACGTTTGAATAACACAGAAATCGTGGATAAGGTTTCTACTGGCTACAGGCTGTATCGCCCTCAGATGGCCAATGACAAAATCTACAGCCTAATGATGAACTGTTGGCAGGAG AAAGCAGACGAGAGGCCAACCTTTCAGGAGCTTGTCATCTCTATTCAGGACTTGCTGGACAACCTGTACTAG